The segment AGGATATTCGATCCATTTATGTAATATCATGAGGAAGAGGATACACATTCCTGAACTAGAACTTTAGTAGCCTACCAAAATtagttaaagtataatatataataatctgtctagatttttttatCTTCAGGggataagaaaacatttattccttttaaaagtCATACTCTTAGGTACTTTTGatagaagaattttattttagcaaCTCAACACCATGGTTTCCTAGGCTTCCTACTCACTTCCACTCTGCCTTTGTAGCCAATCACACATCCAAATGACCAAGaggctcacagttccatatgcTGGTGTCTACCTTCAAATGATATAACCAGTGATGTCTCTCCCAACTTAACTGGGGTCTGCGTGAACCCAGGAATCCTTGCACATTCAAGATGTCTACAGTCAGAATCCTGTAACACACAGGTAATGTGTAGCACGGGAGCTTTTATTCAAGTTGGGATGTGCTCTATATGGGCATGTACTTTGCCTATTCTTTCCCAAGAAATGTACTTAATtacttaattcatttatatttgtattaagCATTTGCTGTATTCTCAGTATAGGTACAAGTCACTGTGAGGCAattcacaagaaaataaatatttgctagtCTCTGTTTTCCAAGAGCTAACATTCTAATCGGGGACTCAAACATCTATAATAGATAGAGAACATACATGAAAATCAAAGGAATAAGTGTAAGGTGCAAATGCAAGGTTAGGGAGGGGCAGATGAATAAGAATGTTGGCAATATTAGGGTTTAATTCACCATTAGACTCTGATGGGAGACTGTCATATTTAAAGTTTCATGGGTCCTATTCTTTTGGCGATCACCTTATTTTCTTACTCTGTGCAGCCTCCGAACCTGTGTGTGGCACTTTCTTTAGCTCCCTGGGTTCTGGCCTCTGGTGTATACGACCTTAACACAGAAACCTTACTGTTCTCTGGAGCATCTCCACTAGCTTTGGAGACCAGACTCAGCTCTCCTTGGTTCCTGACCTCATGTCCTGTAGGCTGAATGAACTTTACCTCACGACTGTATCTTTAAGTCTTCAGCCCTTGTATAGAAATTTAACATTGACTATAAATTACCAATATGGCTTGGCAGTTTGGTTTGATTCCCCAGACTCTGGAATTCCTTCCTTTCGCTGCTTAGTCTTGCTATAGAGACTCAGTAGAGAGCCTCTGAGGCTTGTTTCTTGATTCTGGACAAAACAATATGAACTTTATACTGTTTCTGGGACAATGTGAAAGAGTAAGCTCAGTAGGATGGAGttagaaaatgtttcttcttgTTTGCAGAGGTAAAGTAATCCATATCAATCATGGAATTGAAGGAGGTCTTCAATAACATTGAGTCTGCtagctcttttttttatttttattttttatttttttgtttttttgaggcaggttctcattcttgtcacctaggctggagtgcagtggcacaatcatgtctcactgcagcttcaaccttctgggcttaaacaatcctcccatctcagcctgctaagtagctaggaccacatgcatatgccaccatgcctggctaattttttaattttttgtagagttgaggtcttgccatgtagcccaggttggtctcaacctcctgggctcaagggatccacccgcttcagcctccccaaatgctaggattacaagcatgaacctcCATGTCCAGCCTCTGCTGGTTCTTAAACTTgactgcatattagaatcacctggggactgTTTAAGACCAAATCAAGTGCCTGAGCCCCACCCCAGACTaattaaatcagaaactctggggggtGGGGCCCATACAACAATGGTTTTTAAAAGCTACCCAGATGAATCTAATGTACAACTAGTGATGAGAATGACTGATCTAGTCCCATTAAATCATTTAACAATTAGGGAAAATATGGCTCAGGAAAGTTTAGAGAGTTGCTAGAACTCATACGGTTTTTGCCAGAAGgggccaaagcaggaggagaaCTTAGTTTCCTTTTGTCTGATCATGTGCATTTTATTCCACTAAAGGGCTCTTTTTAAGTTTGTGTGATGCAGTATTATAGACTCCTCTCCCAGATGTACACAAGCCTTTTTGCCACTTTCTTTTCTTGAACCTCCTTTTCAGTGCTTCCCATCAAGGAAAGAGGACGTTATTTGTCCTAGGGCTAACTTGATCTTAGTGGCCCTCATTTCCCTGGCCTTGGTGACCATTGCCCTCATTCCCTGCTGTCTTTGTGTCATCAGGCTTTTCATGAAACTCTAGTCTTCCAACAAATACCATGGCACATATTTTGTAATGTTTCAGACCTACTGTATTCTGTCTGAAAGGTATGAGTTTTGTATTCTATTCCTGGAAGATCTTGCTTTCATCCAGGTAATAGTGAAATAATCTGTTGGACTCCAAAGCCCTTGtttctaaattctaaattctaTATTATACTGcatccaaaacaaaaataatacttttgaAAACTAGTGACTttatcaatgttatttttaatcttctcaACAACAATATGAGATGTTgttctcacattaaaaaaaaggtaGGGGTGAGAGAGGAAAGAATAAGAGGAATACAGAGGATTTTTTAGGGTAGTGAGACTGCTCTgcatgatactgtaatggtaaaTACATGTCATCATATagttgtccaaacccatagagtGTACACcaacaagagtgaaccctaaagTAATCTGATAATGGTATATCATTGtaggttcattaattgtaacaaatgttctACTCTGATGGGAGAAGTTGACAACTGGTGAGGCTGAACATGTGTGAGGGCAGGAGGGatgtgggaaatctctgtatTTCCTGCTTAGTTTTGCTGtcaacctaaaactgctctgaaaataaagtctgttaaaaagaaaaaagacaaatggaaaatagaataagagaagatgagATTTTGCAAATTTGTCTTTCTTCTAATGTAAGGGACAGCAGACAATTATTTCCACCTGCATGAAAACATGGACTTCAAGCCCATCTTTCAGAGACACATAGTGACTCAAATGATGTTAACCCAATAAGTTATAAGTAATATAAAAGAGATGATAAATTacaagcatttttgtttttcattgctgatatttttatatacatgctTAGGTAAAAGAATATTGCCGCAATGACTGGTCTATGTGGAAAGTCTTCCTGGCTTGTCTCTTAGCCTGTGTGATAATGACAGCAATTGGAGTACTTATAATATGCTTGGTGAATAACAAAGGATCGGCCAATTCCTCCATTGTTATCCAGCTATCCACAAATGATGGAGAGTGTGTGACTGTCAAACCTGGAACACCCTCTCCTGCTTGTCCACCTACAATGACCACCACTTCAACTGTACCTGCAAGTACAGCCACTGAATCTACAACTTCAACAGCTACAGCTGCCACCACTTCCACAGAACCTATAACTGTTGCACCTACCGATCATTTATAATTTGAACAGCCATAGCCATCACTTCAACTGAAACTTCAACCTCTACCACTTCAACTCAGTTTGCAACTATAATAGCTACTCCTATCACTTCAAGTGGAATCATGGCTGCAGTCACTTTAACAGACTCTATAACCGTTACAACTTCAACAAAATCAAGTCCTACTTCAACTTAAACTTACTTGACAACTCAAATAATCACCACTTCGACCATCTCTTTGACTGAATCAACAACTACATTCCCTTCAACTGAATCTGCAACCACTTCCACTTAACCTATAACTACTGTAACTTCTACTTAGCCTACAGTAACAATGCTCATCACTCTTTTCCAACAATGTATAATCTCCACCTATTCAtctgaggactaagctctgatttttcatcttgcccaaattcctttCTAAGGGGtatggggagtcatgccctacaaaccataaattctcatcagatgggttttatttaaccctgtatattgtgacttactttctaatctgactctggcataacaagggaaaaaaatcaaaatgttttaccccaaaatatatttccttgccataccttgaaattgtcctgcaaagtctcttgtggAGAAACTCCACATTCTGTAGAGAATatcctttcccctttgttttccttcctttctttccagatccaggagataatcaactaagagccaggcacccttttaggTCTAATAAGAAACActttacaacctgctctctctctgaagtctgctttctgagagattcctctgcacaataaaacttgatctccacaatcctttatcttaacctgaacattcctttccatGGATCtcaggtcttcagataaactaaaccaattgtcaaccagaacatgtttaaatttacctatagcctggaagccccaactttgagttgtcctgcctttctgaaccaagccaatgtatttcttaaatgtatttgattgatgtctcatgtctccctaaaaatatataaaaccaaactgtaccTTAGCCACtttggacacatgttctcaggacctcctgagggctatgTCAtgagccatggtcactcatatttggctcagaattaatctcttaaaatattttacagagtttgactctttttgtcaacacATCCGAACCTGCAACTACAAATGCCACCATTACCACTTAAAACTTGATAGAACTAGCATCAGTCATCAAAATAACCTGTTCTATATTAAGTTAACTTTTAGTTATCACCAGTAATACTAGCCTACAACTACTCGCCACACTGGCTCTTCCCCAAAATTGAAATTGTACAATATGTGAGTCTAATTCTTGCTAACATAACATTATTGCCTACattaaaagcttctgcaaagcaaagggaatgaaatgaaaaggcagcctgcagaataggagaaaatattcgaaaattatatatctaataagtggttaatatctaaaatatatcagGCATTCacataactcaatagcaaaaaaacaaataacctgatttaaaaatgggctaaagatTGGAATATACATTTTCccaaagaggacatacaaatggccaacaggtatgtgaaaatgTGGTTAACAGCACTAACCATCAGGGAATTTAGAgttaaaaccactatgagatatcacctcacagcTGTTAGtttgactattatcaaaaagtaaagagataacaaatgttattgaggatgtggagaataagggacccttgtacactgttggtgagaatgtgaattAATAAAGCCATTATGGacaatagtatggaggttcctcaaaaaattaaaaacagaactaccatatgatccaacaatcccactgctgggcatGAAATCAgtgtcttgaagagatatctgcacttccatgttcacttcagtattattcacagtagtcaaGATATGGGACCAATCTAAGCttccatcagtgaatgaatggataaagaacatgtgattgagatatatatatatatatatatatatatatatatatatatatatatataaaatatttgtctatattcagacttttaaaggctgaataatattccaatgtgtgtgtgtgtgtgtatacacaccatAAATTACAGCAATCAAGAGTGTTATATTGGTAAATGGAAAGAAGCATAGATCAATGGACCAGAATAGAGAATCTAGAAAGAGATCTACAAACATATGGTCAATTCAACTTTGACAAATGtccaaaggcaattcagtgggaaaagaatagtcttttcaatagtTGGTGCTGAACAATTGAGCAAtcttatatacatacatacatatgtacatgtgtatataaagtatatgtacacacatgtacatatgtgtatatatatatacacacaatttatatatatatgcacacaatttatcatatatatgatacatatatactatatatgtatgcacgatggaatactattcagcttttaTAAAGACGAAAGCCtgacatttgcaacaacatgaattaACTTGGAGTCTATTATGCTAAATAACATagaccagacacagaaagacaaatattgcttGATAttacttacatgtggaatctaaactAGTCAAACTtagagaaacagagagtagaaaggtggttgcCAGTGGATGGCGGATAGAGAAAATAGGCAGATAcgggtcaaagggtacaaactatcagttataagatgaataagttccaGAGATCTAATGGACAGTATGGTatctatagttaataataatgtatt is part of the Homo sapiens chromosome 18, GRCh38.p14 Primary Assembly genome and harbors:
- the DYNAP gene encoding dynactin-associated protein isoform X1; the encoded protein is MEYQLLDIKGNEQIEKYSWREACDTGSSRMDRKHGKYILNVEHSENQPPITHPNDQEAHSSICWCLPSNDITSDVSPNLTGVCVNPGILAHSRCLQSESCNTQVKEYCRNDWSMWKVFLACLLACVIMTAIGVLIICLVNNKGSANSSIVIQLSTNDGECVTVKPGTPSPACPPTMTTTSTVPASTATESTTSTATAATTSTEPITVAPTDHL
- the DYNAP gene encoding dynactin-associated protein isoform 1 (isoform 1 is encoded by transcript variant 1), with the translated sequence MDRKHGKYILNVEHSENQPPITHPNDQEAHSSICWCLPSNDITSDVSPNLTGVCVNPGILAHSRCLQSESCNTQVKEYCRNDWSMWKVFLACLLACVIMTAIGVLIICLVNNKGSANSSIVIQLSTNDGECVTVKPGTPSPACPPTMTTTSTVPASTATESTTSTATAATTSTEPITVAPTDHL
- the DYNAP gene encoding dynactin-associated protein isoform X2: MEYQLLDIKGNEQIEKYSWREACDTGSSRMDRKHGKYILNVEHSENQPVKEYCRNDWSMWKVFLACLLACVIMTAIGVLIICLVNNKGSANSSIVIQLSTNDGECVTVKPGTPSPACPPTMTTTSTVPASTATESTTSTATAATTSTEPITVAPTDHL